ggagaggtcaAGGgagaccgaagaagtattggggagaggtgattagacaggatatggcatagtttcagctcaccgaggacatgaccttagataggaggttgtggaggactcagattaggatagaagcctaggtggcttatcctttcaccatagtagttatagttttgctcattcgtttattgccatttgatttctgcatttgattgctgcttatatttgttgggccgttgtactttgattatcttatttatctatagtagttaatgctcctttctttctggactgttctaccatgactttctcgcttttttattccttatttttatattattttcaaTATGCTTGGCCCTAtttgaccttttgtcttgttttcctctcttaagccgagggtcttttggaaacagctgccctacctttcaaggtgggggttaggtctgtgtacactctaccctccccagaccccacatggtaggattatactgggcttcttgttgttgttgtgtatagTATAATAGTATGTCTAAAACTATTTTTATAAAACTATTTCCATAAActtaaaatatttcttttttcaaaaaatcTTTTGGGTGGACGTACGTAGAGTCCtacctaggctaagagccttcgggtattagcttaGGTGTTCAAGTCCGACACCCACACTCAATTTTGAGCAGAATAATACTTCGACGATTTCTTAAAAAAATGAATTTCTTGCATGTAAATGACACTCTTTTATTGCGGAAATCTAGACTTAAGAAATTTTTGTCTAAAATAGTTTATAATCATAAGGTAAACTATTAGAACctgtaggtaaaccgcaattgagtggatccttaataccgaggtgcctaacaccttccccggagGATCAGCAGAATCATTACCCAaactttggtagattaggtttcttttaaataatagtttaaatgaaccctttttgaacggattttcctaatttcctaaaaattaggtggcgactataaaatgtatcctttagagcaccattaagtggttggcAGGTTTTTTTTTACTTTCCTGGTACGATTCACAACctacttccccgggacaccttcctccttttatgaggtatgtgcgAGCCGGTTAAACTTAGAATTCCTAACGCCCGCTACACCATctagacctctcgaaatcgacggattcccgaaaaaaggtccgtttacccaaaagtcaactttgattCAACTCTTTTTTACTTTAAGCCCAAACTTCCCACAAAGTCACCTAAATCAAACCCAaagacctcgagaagcgtgtcaacagtcccctcgggtcaaatgtgagctaaacaagctcgggaaAGGTCAAAAGTACTGAAAAACTATAATgatcaaacgggtcgttacactgcTTGTCCTGACAGACAAATAGACAAGCCTCCACACTAGGCGGTGTCGAGTATCAGCTTAACTGGTAAGCTCCATTTCATCCAGAGTTACCAGGTCCAGAGTTGGAGTCATTTTTCGTATATATAGACATGATGGGTAGGtaggggccctatcccgaccacAGTGCAGTTTgttcttcttagaggcttgtagacatatcTTGTATGTACAGTATATCAGCATAGTGGGCTTTTTGGCCCTTGTATGGGTTATCTTGGGTTTGTTGTTTGTAGATATccatggtggccttgtcggcgcgcacatgtgtatatatatcttttgggttGTTTCCATATAAGTTGAGATAGTTGTTATTTATGGGTTGTTCTgagtatggccttgtcggcctaagaTGTTATGATTGGTTTACAGATTGGCCTTATCGACCTAGATTGCCTACGTATGTCCAAATTGTATGAGTTACAGTTGGTACGATCGGGATCAAGTAAAGCAGTGGGTGCCCGCCATGACTcccaggtttggggcgtgacaatccTAGACCTCACTGAGATCTTTCCAGGGAAATTACCACCAAACTTAGCCCTCCATGTCGTCAATCCATAACTTTTGAAGTCTATGGCCTTCTCATTAacattgttttcttcttcttcttcttcttcttcttcttcttcttcttcttcaccatcagATGTGTTTTCCACATCATTTTCCCCTTCATTTTGAACACTATTTTACACTACTTCTTTTTCATGAACATcaccatttttctttttcaactgTATCTTCTTCCTCAACATCACCATTGTTTTCTTTTTCAACAATTTTTCTTCCTGAACATCACTATTCTTTTCTTCTTCTACTCGTATATTAGAATATTTTTTTCACTTATTCATAAAATTACGCAACACAGAGTCATCTTTAGCTACTTCCTCCTCCACTCTCAACCTTTTCTGACCTTGCCTGTTATTTTAGCAGACTCCCCCACCGACTTACCTTTcccaagagatttttttttttactttccaaTTTATCTTTCTCGGGATTTTTCATCCTAGCCATGAATCTAATGAAAATTCGAAGATACAACTGTGAAACTCAAACAAAAAAAGGAAATATTACAAACCGATATCCGAAAAATCAAAAAGAGGATAAAATTAGGGTGTCATACCTATATATCTCTTCAAAGTAAAGTAAATCTTAAAATCGCAGCTTTCAGGGGAAGTTGAAGAAGGGGATATTAAAGAACTGCAAATCACTGCTAAtgtttctaggatttttatcaaGCTTTTGTAGTTTCGAGAAGCGGGAAGATCAAAGAATTGATTTGGGAAGAAGATGACGGGTGAAGATCGATCAGTTGGAGCCTAAATTCGTAAGTTTTTTGTTAATTAAAAACTTAACCCCGAAGTTTTTAAAAATACAAAGAGGCCCCGCGCGTTTGCTAATCCCAGCGATAGTAATTTTTGGGGCGAAAATAAATGGAAAATAAATTAGGGACCTGCTACTAGATTTATAACTTTTACGGTCCTATCACCTTATTATTCCATGTTGCTCAAACATCTTCGTATAAAAAGAACAGAAGAACTATTATTTTGCGTGCAGAATTTTTGTGGTATATTGTAGACCACATCATACTAATAGTACGATTTGGTATGTTTATATCTTTAATTTCTGTGTCAgctgtttttttctttttaaactacATGTTCACTTAATCATTGtcatataaaataaaataggccaagtattatatttttatttcatCACCATCCTTATTTTGAACGAACTTATATATATTCATTAATAAATTTATTTATTCAAAACTAATGTTAGATTTGGCTCAATAACTTTAATTACTATCTCTATCTGAAAAATTTAACCCTTATTTTTTCTCTCGACACTTTTGAAGCTTCTTAGCACACAACTATCTTGCTCTCTTCTTCTCTTTTTAAGCTTTTATCTACATGCATTCAAAATCAATTCAAAAACAAGAATTATTGCTACATTTTACAAGAAAATCTCAAGAACTCTCAGCTTCTTCACCTTGGTTTTGGAGATTCATTAATCCTTTTGTCAACCAGATTGCTGTTTCTCTAGAAGAAACAACTTCTTCCCCAAATGGTTTTAGCACACCAGCTAATTCCTCTAGCTTTTCATGCTTAAGTAACTCTGCACAAAGTTCAAGTAATGACTCTAGTGCTTCAGCCCTTTCATTGCTCATATTATTGTTGTTCCCTTGTAACAAACTCGGTGTAGTCATTAATGAAGTGTCACTCGCTGCTCGTTTGTGACCATCGTGTTGTTTTTCTGTATCCCGATTACTACTTAGATGATCAATGGCTTTTGCTACAACTTCATTGGCATGTGAAGTAACTTCAATAGATGGTTTTGGTATTCCTAGTTTCTTCAAAAAGCATTTATTTTTGTCTTCTTGTTGAGATTTTGCCACTTTCTTGCCCTCAATTGGCATATCAATCTTCTGAATTGTTCCTTCAATTGTACCTCTTTCATGTTGATCAGTCAAAGTACTTCTTGTGGAGCTTCTGGAATTAGTGCTTCCACTTTTCTTAACGGATATGTTTTGGAGTCTTTCGTTCTCTGGATTTTCTACCTTCTTCATCTGAACGTTCATTTTCTCAATCTTACACGTATTAGGTGATTCAGTACGTTTGATTCTCATACGTTTGAGTTCATCGACTGCAGAAACTTTCTCTTGTTTTTTCTCTTGTCTAGTTACCTTCTTAGGCCTTTGATCTTTTCCTAATAATGTAGGCTTGGAAGTTGAATTCTCGCGAGTTAGTTCAGGATTCTGTTTTGCTTCCTTCTCAGGAAATACTGATACAAATGCTGGTGGAAAATTCCTGCATTTAGCAAGGTGTGGTTGTAAATGTGGATGCCTCAACAACTCTGCAGCCTAACATATTCAAACACAAGAAGCAATGAATCAGTAAATACCTATGCAACATTATTTTGGAATACAACAAAATGTAAGTATTACACGGACCGTAGGTCTATGTTCTGGGCTTTTTCTTAGCATGCTTTTAATCAGTCGTTTCCTGGGACGTACAAATCAGTGTAAGAAACTGATGAAGCAATCGAAAAATTAATGTAATGTGGAAATGAGAAATTAGTGTATCTGCTAACAATGTGGAGGAATAGATGGTTGGAAGTGGAGAGACACTGGATCTGTTTATTTTGTTGATCAGTCCAGCCATGTCCTGCATGGTTAACATCAAATTAAGTCTTCTTCAATAATGCAACAAAGAAAAAGATGATAGAGAAGACACATTTTTTGGGTAACTTACAGGAGCACGGAATGCTAGTTGATGAGCAGCAATTTCAAACATACAACATCCTGAGAATTGCAAACCGTTATAATCAATGTAAGCAATTGAATGCAAAAATTGTACTTCTTAGGAACAACATGAAAAAGAAAGAAGTTAAAACAGTTGAATGGGATGATTTACCTAGAGACCATATGTCTGATTTATATCCATAAGGTATATCTGCTAGAAGCTCAGGGCACATATATGTTGGAGTACCCACAATCTATATCAAATTCAAGAACCAAATAACAATAGTCAAGAAGCTGCTAGTTCTTAAAGCCTTATTGGATGAATTATAAGTTGTCTTGCATCTATCTACTCACTCTGCTTCAATTTGGGACGTTCCAAAATGTTTGATACCATTCTATGTTTATACAAGTTTCACAAATTTCAATAATTTAAATTTGTTAAACTATTCACATTTTATCTTTGATGTGATGTTTGCTCTGTTTTCAACCATTATTTTTATACTTTCTTCCATCATCACTACTCTCTCTATCTCATATTACTTGTTCACTTTCCTCTTTACACGCtctttaagaaatcataaataaaagtgcACTTTTACAATATTAcccttatctctctccaataaattgtACTTTAATCAATATTGTTACTTTAAAAAACAATTAATGTTAAGGTCAAAATAGGAAAActttaattaattctatcttgattttgtaaatggacAAGTAATTTGGGAcgaatatttttagtaatgtggacaATTAAtatgaaacagagggagtaatatattACTATAAAAAGTAAATTAACATCATAAAttttgtgtctagtcaaactcTTTCACATCAGA
The sequence above is a segment of the Lycium barbarum isolate Lr01 chromosome 6, ASM1917538v2, whole genome shotgun sequence genome. Coding sequences within it:
- the LOC132644022 gene encoding serine/threonine-protein kinase Nek6-like isoform X2, which gives rise to MEVTTNEVQDSKMEEYEVIEQIGRGAFGAAFLVHHKFEKRKYVMKKIRLAKQIDKFKRSAHQEDSFVCIVTSYCEGGDMAEMIRKARGTFFPEERLCKWLTQLLLALDYLHSNRVLHRDLKCSNIFLTKDDEIRLGDFGLAKLLNKNDLASSIVGTPTYMCPELLADIPYGYKSDIWSLGCCMFEIAAHQLAFRAPDMAGLINKINRSSVSPLPTIYSSTLKRLIKSMLRKSPEHRPTAAELLRHPHLQPHLAKCRNFPPAFVSVFPEKEAKQNPELTRENSTSKPTLLGKDQRPKKVTRQEKKQEKVSAVDELKRMRIKRTESPNTCKIEKMNVQMKKVENPENERLQNISVKKSGSTNSRSSTRSTLTDQHERGTIEGTIQKIDMPIEGKKVAKSQQEDKNKCFLKKLGIPKPSIEVTSHANEVVAKAIDHLSSNRDTEKQHDGHKRAASDTSLMTTPSLLQGNNNNMSNERAEALESLLELCAELLKHEKLEELAGVLKPFGEEVVSSRETAIWLTKGLMNLQNQGEEAESS
- the LOC132644022 gene encoding serine/threonine-protein kinase Nek6-like isoform X5; protein product: MIRKARGTFFPEERLCKWLTQLLLALDYLHSNRVLHRDLKCSNIFLTKDDEIRLGDFGLAKLLNKNDLASSIVGTPTYMCPELLADIPYGYKSDIWSLGCCMFEIAAHQLAFRAPDMAGLINKINRSSVSPLPTIYSSTLKRLIKSMLRKSPEHRPTAAELLRHPHLQPHLAKCRNFPPAFVSVFPEKEAKQNPELTRENSTSKPTLLGKDQRPKKVTRQEKKQEKVSAVDELKRMRIKRTESPNTCKIEKMNVQMKKVENPENERLQNISVKKSGSTNSRSSTRSTLTDQHERGTIEGTIQKIDMPIEGKKVAKSQQEDKNKCFLKKLGIPKPSIEVTSHANEVVAKAIDHLSSNRDTEKQHDGHKRAASDTSLMTTPSLLQGNNNNMSNERAEALESLLELCAELLKHEKLEELAGVLKPFGEEVVSSRETAIWLTKGLMNLQNQGEEAESS
- the LOC132644022 gene encoding serine/threonine-protein kinase Nek6-like isoform X3 → MEVTTNEVQDSKMEEYEVIEQIGRGAFGAAFLVHHKFEKRKYVMKKIRLAKQIDKFKRSAHQEMNLIAKLDSPYIVEYKDAWVEKDSFVCIVTSYCEGGDMAEMIRKARGTFFPEECSNIFLTKDDEIRLGDFGLAKLLNKNDLASSIVGTPTYMCPELLADIPYGYKSDIWSLGCCMFEIAAHQLAFRAPDMAGLINKINRSSVSPLPTIYSSTLKRLIKSMLRKSPEHRPTAAELLRHPHLQPHLAKCRNFPPAFVSVFPEKEAKQNPELTRENSTSKPTLLGKDQRPKKVTRQEKKQEKVSAVDELKRMRIKRTESPNTCKIEKMNVQMKKVENPENERLQNISVKKSGSTNSRSSTRSTLTDQHERGTIEGTIQKIDMPIEGKKVAKSQQEDKNKCFLKKLGIPKPSIEVTSHANEVVAKAIDHLSSNRDTEKQHDGHKRAASDTSLMTTPSLLQGNNNNMSNERAEALESLLELCAELLKHEKLEELAGVLKPFGEEVVSSRETAIWLTKGLMNLQNQGEEAESS
- the LOC132644022 gene encoding serine/threonine-protein kinase Nek6-like isoform X4, which produces MEVTTNEVQDSKMEEYEVIEQIGRGAFGAAFLVHHKFEKRKYVMKKIRLAKQIDKFKRSAHQEDSFVCIVTSYCEGGDMAEMIRKARGTFFPEECSNIFLTKDDEIRLGDFGLAKLLNKNDLASSIVGTPTYMCPELLADIPYGYKSDIWSLGCCMFEIAAHQLAFRAPDMAGLINKINRSSVSPLPTIYSSTLKRLIKSMLRKSPEHRPTAAELLRHPHLQPHLAKCRNFPPAFVSVFPEKEAKQNPELTRENSTSKPTLLGKDQRPKKVTRQEKKQEKVSAVDELKRMRIKRTESPNTCKIEKMNVQMKKVENPENERLQNISVKKSGSTNSRSSTRSTLTDQHERGTIEGTIQKIDMPIEGKKVAKSQQEDKNKCFLKKLGIPKPSIEVTSHANEVVAKAIDHLSSNRDTEKQHDGHKRAASDTSLMTTPSLLQGNNNNMSNERAEALESLLELCAELLKHEKLEELAGVLKPFGEEVVSSRETAIWLTKGLMNLQNQGEEAESS
- the LOC132644022 gene encoding serine/threonine-protein kinase Nek6-like isoform X1 encodes the protein MEVTTNEVQDSKMEEYEVIEQIGRGAFGAAFLVHHKFEKRKYVMKKIRLAKQIDKFKRSAHQEMNLIAKLDSPYIVEYKDAWVEKDSFVCIVTSYCEGGDMAEMIRKARGTFFPEERLCKWLTQLLLALDYLHSNRVLHRDLKCSNIFLTKDDEIRLGDFGLAKLLNKNDLASSIVGTPTYMCPELLADIPYGYKSDIWSLGCCMFEIAAHQLAFRAPDMAGLINKINRSSVSPLPTIYSSTLKRLIKSMLRKSPEHRPTAAELLRHPHLQPHLAKCRNFPPAFVSVFPEKEAKQNPELTRENSTSKPTLLGKDQRPKKVTRQEKKQEKVSAVDELKRMRIKRTESPNTCKIEKMNVQMKKVENPENERLQNISVKKSGSTNSRSSTRSTLTDQHERGTIEGTIQKIDMPIEGKKVAKSQQEDKNKCFLKKLGIPKPSIEVTSHANEVVAKAIDHLSSNRDTEKQHDGHKRAASDTSLMTTPSLLQGNNNNMSNERAEALESLLELCAELLKHEKLEELAGVLKPFGEEVVSSRETAIWLTKGLMNLQNQGEEAESS